The Pseudomonadota bacterium genome contains the following window.
CTCTTGCTTGGCTAATCGCCAGCTTTTTTGCTAAAGCAGCCTGGGATAGTTTTTTAGCTTTACGTATCTTTAGAATCATAGCTATTAACTTTTGCTTCTCACGAACTTCAGTAATATTAGAGCCAAGCGATTCAGCTAACTCTTCAATTGTCATTTCTTTCCAAGCCATATCAAACCTCCTTTAGTCTCTTAAGAATTAAATCAATTTCTCTAGATGGAATGCCCTGCGTTTTCTTTCTAAATGCATGGACTAAGTATATAGCCTCGCCTCTCTTGAGATAATATATGATCCGAACCTGCCCGGCCCTATCTCGAAAACGTAATTCATGAAGGCCAGGTCTAATGCTCGAAAGATTACGGCTAAGTGGCATTTCAAGCTTTAGGCCACTTCCCAATAATGCAATCGCATCAACGATCTCCAAACGAGTCTGCTCAGGCAAAGCTAGAACAAACATTTCTATAGGACTCCGCCCGCCTGTGGTTAAATAGTACTTAACTTTCATCTTATGTAATTATAAGCTATCGCTTATAATAAGGCAAGGCTTATAATGTTTTTACCCCCACCGCATTGCAGCGCAAGCAGCTTGCGCTGCTGGACGGGCTCACCAAATCGGCCCCTGAGGGGCTATTGAGTGTCATTACTGTAGACGAATATTTCTGGAATATGCTGACTAGTTACTAAAAAACTT
Protein-coding sequences here:
- a CDS encoding helix-turn-helix domain-containing protein: MAWKEMTIEELAESLGSNITEVREKQKLIAMILKIRKAKKLSQAALAKKLAISQARVAQIESGIGTAQVTFDILFNILVALGYDYRVVTTKAA
- a CDS encoding type II toxin-antitoxin system RelE/ParE family toxin gives rise to the protein MKVKYYLTTGGRSPIEMFVLALPEQTRLEIVDAIALLGSGLKLEMPLSRNLSSIRPGLHELRFRDRAGQVRIIYYLKRGEAIYLVHAFRKKTQGIPSREIDLILKRLKEV